A window of Gallaecimonas kandeliae genomic DNA:
TTGCTCCCGGCAAATTTGTCACGCCAGCTCACGCTCCCGGCGGCTCAGCGCTCCACTAAAAGGGGCCCCAAGAGCCCTGCTCCAGCAAGCAAGGGGATCAGCGAGTTGTCAGTTTGATACTGGCTGGTCTAATGAGTAAAAGCGACCGCGGTCGCTAATAAAAATGTTATGCCGATGGCTAGAGCGTCCTTTCAACGATAAACGTTCGGTATATTTTTAAACAGTAAAAGGAGAGCAAGCTATGATTCAAGACTGGCCCGCCTTGGGTTTAAACAACGTCGAGCACACTTTTGGAACCAAGTTTGGCGTTAGCAGTAACCCTTTACTTCGAAAGGCATTGAAGGACAAAAAAAAATCCGGTAACTGCTTTGCCTATTCAATGCTCTGGTGCCGTCAATGCATAAAATTGAACCGAAAAATTCTGGACAAGAGTGAGTTAATTACACACACCCCCCTAATGATCGCCGCACAAGCTATGCAGTCGTGGCAGGTACGACAGAACAGGAAGGGTACTTTTGGGGTAGAAGGCATGCTTAGTGAAGTCTATTACCAAGCGATGGCAGCTGCATTCTGTATTTCTGCCACCGAGGTCGGCAAAGATGTAGGGTCTATTTTGAGTGATCACAATGGCTGGCTTGAAGTAGTGACTGCAACAGAAGGATGTTATGTGATTGCTTTCATTTTTGCCGGTGGAGGCGCACACGCTGTAGCTGTTTTGAATAAAGGTCGAGATTTAATTTTTTTTGATCCCAATTATGGCCAATACTCGGTAGATAACTACGCTCCATGGGAGATGTTGCAATTCCAAATTGACGTCAAGAAAGGTTGCGATACCTATGGCTTCATTACGAATTGGATCGCGGTTAGAGTGACCTAATGAATTAAATAACTAATCCTCACTTTACCAGCAATCGCCCGAGTATTTTGACAATATAGTGAAAAACGACATAACAAAACGGTCGAGTCGGTCGGGGTTTTCTCCGCTTCGCCCCGAAAACCCCACCGCTCACCTTGTCGTTTTCCTCATGGATCTATTTGAATCTCCAGCTCCATAGCATTTCCCTTTTCTCCCAATACTTCGACAAAGACCTAGCGGCGACGCGGTTTGCCTGATTTAGCTTTGTTGCTGCCGCTTTGCCCAAGGGCTTTGGCGCGTAGGGATTTCTTGGAGGATTTACCCTTGGGGCTGCTGGCTTCTTCCTGCGCCAAGAGATCCGGTTCGAAGCCTTCCATCCACTGCAGGTTAAAGTGTTCGCCGGTGAGTTTTTCTACGTCTTTGAGTAGGTATTTTTCTTTGTTGGAGACTAGTGATACGGCCAGGCCCGCTTGACCTGCACGGCCGGTTCGGCCGATGCGGTGAATATAGTCTTCGGCGTTGTAAGGCAGCTCATAATTGATCACGTATTGCAGTTGCTCGATGTCCAAGCCGCGCGCGGCCACGTCGGTGGCGACAAGGGCACGCACTTGGCCAGCTTTAAACTCTTCCAAGCCACGGTCGCGGGCGCCTTGGGATTTATCGCCATGTACAGCGGTGGCGCTGATGCCATCTTTGGCAAGCTCTTTAGCAAGCTCGTCCACCGCTTGCTTGGTGCGCGTGAAGATAAGCACCTGTTGCCAATTTTTGGAGCCGATCAGGTACGCCACCAAAGCCGCTTTGCGCTTGTTGTCGACTTCAAAAAAGCGCTGCTCAATCTTCGCTGCCGTCGCATTTCGTTCGGCGACTTCGATCAGTTTTGGCTGCTTTAGAATGGTTTTGCTGAGGGCAAAGACGTCATCGTTGAAGGTGGCGGAGAAGAACAGGGTTTGGCGCCTTTCGGGTAGGCGTTTCAGGATGCGGTTGATATCGACAATAAAACCCATATCCAACATGCGATCAGCTTCATCGAGAACCAGTGTCTCAACGGTGCCCAGGTCAATAAGCTCTTTGATGGCCAGCTCCAGCAAACGGCCCGGTGTCGCCACCAGGACATCACAGCCTTGGTTCAACGCATCGATCTGCGCCTTGATACTGGCCCCGCCGTAAGCCACGACCGAGTTGAAACCTAAGCCTTGACTGTATTTCACAAAGCTTTGGTGTACTTGTTGAGCCAGTTCCCGCGTTGGCGTCAGCACCAACACACGAATGGCTTTTTCAGAGGCTTCTCGAACGAGGTGACGTTGGATCAATGGCAAGGCAAAGGCGGCCGTTTTACCGGTCCCCGTTTGCGCCCCCGCCATCACATCGTGACCCGCCAGGACTTCTGGGATCGCCGCTTGTTGGATCGGCGTTGGCGTTTGATAACCAAGCACATCGATGATGGCCAATAAATCCACGTGAAGACCTAGGGTGGAAAAACTCATAAAATCAACCACTTATAGTAAATCCGGGCGGCGCTATTGTAGCATAGAAACCCTGGAAGCCTGCGATGACTATCAGAGATGATATCGTATACGCAGCTCCGCCCCCTAAATTAGGAATTAACTTCCAAACATAAACCCGGAAAAAACACCATGCCTGAAAAAATGATGAGATCTTCAGTAGCGACAGTGCAGTTGGGTGTGGCCAGGGCAGATGGGAAGCTGTCGTTGACGGATTCGGACGTTTCTTTTGTCCCCTTCAACGAGCAGTTTGGACTGGGTCCGTATCGGTTCAAGCGCGATGAAATCAAATCCGTGGCCAAGTGTTTAGGCAAAGGTGGCGGCATAATGCCGGTGACGACTGACGCAATTCGAGTCACTTTATCAGACGAGTCATGTTACGAATTTATCGTCGCCGAAGCCGAGCAGTGGATAGAAGCTCTCGGGGAGATCATCAGCTGACAGGCGGGCGCATAAATGCGCCGCTGCATTTTGTGCCAAGATGATTATGAGACCAGACAGTAACAACCAAGAGCTAAGCGACATCACCGTCGAGTTGGCGGCGCGGGAGCCTTTGTTTCATCGGGCGGAGTTTGGCAGTAGCCGGCAGGATTTTGAGCGGATGATGGCCGAGGAGTTCTGGGAGGTCGGCGCTTCGGGCCAGGTATATTCCCGGGCCTTTGTCCTCGACACCTTGGAACAGCGCCATGGCGGCCCAGCGAAAGAAGAGTTAGTGGTCACAAACTTTCGCTGCCAGCGGCTCGCGGCCGATCTTTATTTGGCCTCCTACAACCTCGACCAGTCCGGCCGCATCACCCAGAGGGCAAGCCTCTGGCGGCAAACCCCCGATGGCTGGCAGGTCGTCTACCACCAGGGCACTGTTGTGGCCTAGGGGCCCTAGCACGCTGCCAAATGACAGACTTCCAAGAACATCCCATGAAAACTGTGGCGGCATATATCGAACAAGAGGGTAAATAAATGTCAATGGAGTTATTCGTCATTATGGCACTGAAGGATATGCCCAATACGGACCAAATGAATGCGTTGGCCGTGAAGGAATCGCTACCCATCATCTTTAATGCCCACGTTGATATGAAAAAGCATACGGGTTATCTCCCTGCGGTTTTAAATGGTAAAAAATCAGGCGTTGAGACTTATGTTAGTGACTACGGTGCGGTGTCAGCTGACTTCCCTGATTTCGATTCAGGCAAGTATGAAAGCCCCGTCGTGGTGACCTTTCGCTGGGGGGGAGACTTTTCCGAAATGACAGTGGCAATGGCAATGGCCTACCTACTGTCGGAGAATTTTTCTGCCACAACCTTTGAGCCACAAGGCGGCACTTTTCTTAATACCGAGGATTTGCAGCAAGGCTTCAAAGCCCTTTTAGAGCACCCCATCGACGGAATGTAAGGTGCGGTAACAACTTAATGTACCAAACAGAAGGGACTCACAATGTCAGCTTCGGCAAAGATAAAACGGATAGCGCGCTGCCGCTGTGGCGCTGTGGAGATCGAGACTTTGGGGGAGCCCATTATCGGGGCGGCCTGCTATTGCGACGACTGCCAGGCGGCGGGCAGGGAGCTGGAGGCCTTGCCGGGAGCGCCAATGGTGCTGGACAAGGCCGGAGGCACGGCGTTTTTGCTGTTCCGAAAAGACAGGGTGAAGTGCGTCAAGGGCGAGCCGCTTTTGCGTGACCGCTGGCTGAAGGAAGGGGCGCCGTCACGGCGGGTGCTGGCGTCCTGCTGCAACAGTTTCATGTTCCTCGAATTCCAGAAAGGCCACTGGTTCTCGCTGTGCCGGGCCCGCTTCGAAGGGGAAGCGCCGCCCCTGCAACTGCGCATCCTCACCAAGTTCAAGGCCGAAGGGGCCGAGCTGCCTCCTGGCCTGCCGGCCTACCCGACCTTCCCGTTCAAATTTGTCGCCAAGCTGATCCTGGCCCGGCTGGCCATGCTGCTGCCAAGCAGGGCCGGTTAGGCGCATGGCCATCGTTGCCCGCCGGCTTCGCCGCCACCCGGCACTGCCTCCTCCCCCCTTAAAAGCCGCCCTGGGCCTGGGCTGCCCTTGGCTATCGGGCACTAAACTGTAATAGTGGTTATGGCGTTGTTGCATTCCCGGTGATCCCTATGGCCTTGGCATCTCCCCTGCTGCTGGAAAAAACCCTGGACCTGCTGCTGGACCTGGTCTGCGTGGTGGACCCACAGGGGCGCTTCGTCTATGTCAGCGCCGCCTGCCAGCCCATCCTCGGCTACAGCCCCGAAGAGCTGCTGGGCAGCAACATGATCGATCTGGTCCACCCCGAGGATCGTGAGCGCACCCGGGCGGTGGCCAGCCAGATCAACGAGGGCATGGCCCTGCGCCACTTCGAGAACCGCTACCTGCACAAGGACGGCCACGACGTCTGGATGAGCTGGTCGGCCCGTTGGTCGGAAGACGACAAGCTGCGCCTGGCTGTGGGCCGGGACGTGACAGTCCACCACCAGAGCCGGCGCCAGCAGCAGGCCCTGTATAGGATCTCCGAAGCCGCCCACGACGCCGAGGGCCTGGCGGCCCTCTACCAGCAGATCCACAGGATCATCGACGAGCTGTTGCCGGTCGGCAGCTTTGCCGTGGTGCTCTACGACGCCGACAACCTCAGCATTCCCTATTGGTCTGGCAGCCAGCCGCCCAAGGCGCTGCTGCTCGATAGCGCCTTGTCCGAGGTGATAACACAAGACAAGGCAGTGCTGCGCCCTGGCGGGGAAGAACCGGATTGGCTGGGGGTGCCGCTGCGCTGCCAAAGGGGCGTCATGGGCGCCCTTGTGGTGCAGGCCAAGGGCCAGGAGGGGCGCTTCCAGCCGCACCAGCAGGAACTGCTGCAATTCGTGTCCATACAGGTGGCCACCGCCATAGAGCGCAAGCAGACGGAGGCCCAGCTCAAGCACATGGCCGGCCACGATCCCCTGACCCTGCTGCCCAACCGCACCCTCTTCCACGACCGGCTGGCCATGGCCATGGCCAGGGCCCAACGCCACCGGCTGTCCCTGGCCCTGCTCTACCTGGACCTCAACGATTTCAAGGCGATCAACGACAACCACGGCCATGATGCGGGCGACAAGGTGCTTTGCGAGGTGGCCAGGCGGCTGACCGAGGCGGTGCGCAGCTCAGATACAGTAGCGCGCCTCGGCGGTGACGAGTTCATAGTGCTGATGACCGAAGTCAAGAACCAGGCCCAGGCCGGCCGGCTGGTGGACAAACTGAGCGCCGCCCTGCTTGCCCCCGTCCAGGTCGCGGATCAAGCCTTCAACCTCTCCGCCAGCATAGGCCTGGCCCTCTATCCCGAGCACGGCGAGGACAGCTCCAGCCTGCTGCGCCACGCCGATGCCAGCATGTACTGCGCCAAGGGGCGAGGCCGTTAGCCGTTGTACAAAATCCTACAGTTTGACCCTAAATCCGTCGTTTACGCTTGGATGACAAGCGCCTGCTAGACTTCAGGCAGCACCCCTAGGCTCCAGGGTCACGCTGACCTTGGCCTCCTCACAGGGAAGAACGTCAGAGGAGCCGTATGGCGCAACGCCAAGACAAGGCCGAAAACCAGCCCAAGTCCCCCATGAAGGGTCAGGTCAAGATCATCATCTGGCTGCTGCTGGCCATCAGCGTCATCGTCTTCCTGCTGGGTTACTTCCAAGCCGAAACCATGAATAGCGTGCGGGCCTATGTCAGGGGCGAGGGGCTCTGGGCCAAGGCCCAGAAAGACGCCGTGCTGCAGCTCTACCAATACAGCCAGTCCGGCGACGAAGCCCACTTCCAGGCCTTCCAGGCCGCCCTCAAGGTCAACCTGGGGGACAGCAAGGCCCGCCAGGCCCTGCAACTGCCCAGCCCCGACGAGGCCATAGCCCGGCAAGGCTTCCTGGAAGGGGGCAACCATCCCGACGATGTCGACGGCCTCATCAGCTTTTTCGAACGTTTTCAATACGTCTACTACATGGCCAGGGCCATCGACATCTGGACCAGGGCCGACCAGGACATCAAGCAACTGCAACAGATAGGCGAGGCCCTGCACCAGGCCCACGGCAAGGGTGACCCCAGCCTGGTTGCCGAGCTGGACAGGCTCAACCACAAGCTCAACGAGATGGAAGTGGAATTCTCCTCGGTGCTCAGCGACGGCTCCAGGTGGGTCAAGAGGGTCACCTTGTCGGTGTCCTTCGTCGCCCTGGTGCTGATGATCCTGACCGCCCTCTACATCTCCAGGCGTATCGTAGCCCGCCTCAACGAAACCGAAGCCAAGCTGCGCTTCAGCGAGAACCGTCTGCAGAGCCTGCTCAGCTCGGACATGCTGGGGATCTTCGACTGGGACCTGGAAGGCCGGATATTGGACGCCAACGACGTCTTCCTCGACATGCTCGGCTACAGCAGGGCAGAACTGCAGCAGGGCCGACTGGACTGGAGCAAGCTGACACCCGAGGAGCACCAGGGCAAGGACGAGATAGCCCGCGCCGAGATAGCCGAGATGAGCTATTGCCACCCCTTCGAGAAGGAATTCCTGCACAGCTCGGGGCGGCGGGTGCCCGTCTATATCGGCGGCACCCTCTTCGAGGGCCACGCCGACAAGGGTATCGCCTTCGTGCTGGACCAGACGGTCAAGAAGCAGGTGGAAGAGCAGCTGCGGCTGTCCGCCACCGTGCTGGAAGGCAGCAGGGACGGCATCATCATCGCCGATCGCCAGCAGCGCATCATGAACGTCAACCAGGCCTATTGCGCCATGGCCGGGGTGAACCGGGAGGATCTGCTGGGTCGCCACGCCCATTTCTTCCACAACGGCCAGGAGCACGACCCCCAGTTCGGCGCCAAGCTGGCCAAGGAAGGCCACTGGCAGGGCGACACCGAACTGGCCCAGGGCCGCGGCCTCAAGCTGCCGGTGCGGCTCAGCATCAGTGCCGTGCGGGACCAGGGCAACAACATCATCCACTACGTGGCCACCTACTCCGACATCAGCGACCGCATCATCTACGAGAAGCAGCTCAAGGACATGGCCCACTACGACCACCTGACAGGCCTGGTGAACCGGCGTTACTACCTGGAGCAGGCCAACAAGGCCCTGGCCAGGGTCCAGCAGAAAGGCGGTTATTGCGCCTTCTTCTTCATCGACCTCGACAACTTCAAACCGGTCAACGACAACCACGGCCACGAGGTGGGGGACAAGCTGCTGACCATGGTAGCCAGGCGCCTGCAGGGCTCGGTGCGCAAGAGCGACAAGATAGCCCGCCTGGGCGGCGACGAGTTTTCGGTGATCATGGAGGACATCAAGGATCCGGCCAACACCGCCTTCATCGCCGAGAAGCTGATCGAGACCATCACCCAGCCCTACCAGATAGAGGGCCTGGAACTGCGCATCGGCTGCAGCATCGGCATCAGCCTCTACCCCCTCCACGGCCAGACCGTCGCCGACCTGATCAAGGCCGCCGACCAGGCCATGTACAAGGCCAAGGCCGCCGGCAAGGCCGGTTTCCACATGGAAGGAGTGAGCTGACAGCCTTGCCCCAAGCCCAAGACCTGGCTTAGCCTGGAAGCCGCAACCACAAGGAGGAGCACCAGATGGAGCACCGGAACTGGGCCTGCCCCAAATGCGGCAACCGCCATTTCGAGACAGGGGAAATACGGGTGGCAGGGGGCTTCCTGTCCAAGCTGTTCGACGTCCAGAACAAGAAATACAGCGCCGTCACCTGCGGCCGCTGCCGCTACACCGAGTTCTACAAGGGCGACAGCTCCCAGCTCGGCAGCCTCTTCGATTTCCTCGCCGGCTGAAACAGTGCATTCCAGCGCCGCCCCGGCGGCCTGGGGTACAGTGGCCGGCAACCACAGCCAAAGCCCCATGCAAGCAGACAAAAAAGCCCTGGTGGTGGAAGGGGGCGCCATGCGCGGCATCTTCGCCACCGGCGTCCTGGACGCCTTCCTCGACCAAGGCCACAACGACTTCGACTTTTGCATCGGCGTCTCCGCCGGCTCCACCAACCTGGCGGCCTGGCTGGCCGGGCAGCGGGGCCGCAACTACAAGGTGATCACCGACTATTCCTGCCGCCCCGAATTCATCGGCCTGGGCCGCTTCCTCAAGGGCGGCCACTGGCTGGATCTCGACTGGCTCTGGGAGATCACCATCCGCGAGATCCGCCTGGATCTCGAGACCTTCGCCGCCCAGCCCCTGCCATTGCACGTGGTCACAACCCGGGTCGAGGACGGCCAGGCCGCCTACATCCAGGCCGATGCCTGCAACCTCGAGCAGCTGCTCAAGGCCTCCTGCTCCGTGCCCCTGGCCTACCGCCATTACCCGGAGATCGAAGGCCAGCCCATGACAGACGGCGGCGTGGCCGATTCCATCCCCGTGCTCAAGGCCTACGAGATGGGGGCGAGGGACATCACAGTGGTGCTGTCCCAGCCCCTTGGCTACCGCAAGAGGTCCAGCAAGGCCCCCTGGCTGGTGCGCCGGCTGCTGCGCCAGACCCCGGCCC
This region includes:
- a CDS encoding DUF4440 domain-containing protein — encoded protein: MRPDSNNQELSDITVELAAREPLFHRAEFGSSRQDFERMMAEEFWEVGASGQVYSRAFVLDTLEQRHGGPAKEELVVTNFRCQRLAADLYLASYNLDQSGRITQRASLWRQTPDGWQVVYHQGTVVA
- a CDS encoding GFA family protein yields the protein MEIETLGEPIIGAACYCDDCQAAGRELEALPGAPMVLDKAGGTAFLLFRKDRVKCVKGEPLLRDRWLKEGAPSRRVLASCCNSFMFLEFQKGHWFSLCRARFEGEAPPLQLRILTKFKAEGAELPPGLPAYPTFPFKFVAKLILARLAMLLPSRAG
- a CDS encoding patatin-like phospholipase family protein; translated protein: MQADKKALVVEGGAMRGIFATGVLDAFLDQGHNDFDFCIGVSAGSTNLAAWLAGQRGRNYKVITDYSCRPEFIGLGRFLKGGHWLDLDWLWEITIREIRLDLETFAAQPLPLHVVTTRVEDGQAAYIQADACNLEQLLKASCSVPLAYRHYPEIEGQPMTDGGVADSIPVLKAYEMGARDITVVLSQPLGYRKRSSKAPWLVRRLLRQTPALAEAMLRRHLNYNAAIDFIENPPPDCRLKVIAPPPGFAVGRTTTDKRKLDAGYAMGLAAANWHPQPSTDTL
- a CDS encoding zinc ribbon domain-containing protein, whose translation is MEHRNWACPKCGNRHFETGEIRVAGGFLSKLFDVQNKKYSAVTCGRCRYTEFYKGDSSQLGSLFDFLAG
- a CDS encoding diguanylate cyclase domain-containing protein, with product MALASPLLLEKTLDLLLDLVCVVDPQGRFVYVSAACQPILGYSPEELLGSNMIDLVHPEDRERTRAVASQINEGMALRHFENRYLHKDGHDVWMSWSARWSEDDKLRLAVGRDVTVHHQSRRQQQALYRISEAAHDAEGLAALYQQIHRIIDELLPVGSFAVVLYDADNLSIPYWSGSQPPKALLLDSALSEVITQDKAVLRPGGEEPDWLGVPLRCQRGVMGALVVQAKGQEGRFQPHQQELLQFVSIQVATAIERKQTEAQLKHMAGHDPLTLLPNRTLFHDRLAMAMARAQRHRLSLALLYLDLNDFKAINDNHGHDAGDKVLCEVARRLTEAVRSSDTVARLGGDEFIVLMTEVKNQAQAGRLVDKLSAALLAPVQVADQAFNLSASIGLALYPEHGEDSSSLLRHADASMYCAKGRGR
- a CDS encoding DEAD/DEAH box helicase; this encodes MVDFMSFSTLGLHVDLLAIIDVLGYQTPTPIQQAAIPEVLAGHDVMAGAQTGTGKTAAFALPLIQRHLVREASEKAIRVLVLTPTRELAQQVHQSFVKYSQGLGFNSVVAYGGASIKAQIDALNQGCDVLVATPGRLLELAIKELIDLGTVETLVLDEADRMLDMGFIVDINRILKRLPERRQTLFFSATFNDDVFALSKTILKQPKLIEVAERNATAAKIEQRFFEVDNKRKAALVAYLIGSKNWQQVLIFTRTKQAVDELAKELAKDGISATAVHGDKSQGARDRGLEEFKAGQVRALVATDVAARGLDIEQLQYVINYELPYNAEDYIHRIGRTGRAGQAGLAVSLVSNKEKYLLKDVEKLTGEHFNLQWMEGFEPDLLAQEEASSPKGKSSKKSLRAKALGQSGSNKAKSGKPRRR
- a CDS encoding YopT-type cysteine protease domain-containing protein, with protein sequence MIQDWPALGLNNVEHTFGTKFGVSSNPLLRKALKDKKKSGNCFAYSMLWCRQCIKLNRKILDKSELITHTPLMIAAQAMQSWQVRQNRKGTFGVEGMLSEVYYQAMAAAFCISATEVGKDVGSILSDHNGWLEVVTATEGCYVIAFIFAGGGAHAVAVLNKGRDLIFFDPNYGQYSVDNYAPWEMLQFQIDVKKGCDTYGFITNWIAVRVT
- a CDS encoding sensor domain-containing diguanylate cyclase, coding for MAQRQDKAENQPKSPMKGQVKIIIWLLLAISVIVFLLGYFQAETMNSVRAYVRGEGLWAKAQKDAVLQLYQYSQSGDEAHFQAFQAALKVNLGDSKARQALQLPSPDEAIARQGFLEGGNHPDDVDGLISFFERFQYVYYMARAIDIWTRADQDIKQLQQIGEALHQAHGKGDPSLVAELDRLNHKLNEMEVEFSSVLSDGSRWVKRVTLSVSFVALVLMILTALYISRRIVARLNETEAKLRFSENRLQSLLSSDMLGIFDWDLEGRILDANDVFLDMLGYSRAELQQGRLDWSKLTPEEHQGKDEIARAEIAEMSYCHPFEKEFLHSSGRRVPVYIGGTLFEGHADKGIAFVLDQTVKKQVEEQLRLSATVLEGSRDGIIIADRQQRIMNVNQAYCAMAGVNREDLLGRHAHFFHNGQEHDPQFGAKLAKEGHWQGDTELAQGRGLKLPVRLSISAVRDQGNNIIHYVATYSDISDRIIYEKQLKDMAHYDHLTGLVNRRYYLEQANKALARVQQKGGYCAFFFIDLDNFKPVNDNHGHEVGDKLLTMVARRLQGSVRKSDKIARLGGDEFSVIMEDIKDPANTAFIAEKLIETITQPYQIEGLELRIGCSIGISLYPLHGQTVADLIKAADQAMYKAKAAGKAGFHMEGVS